Part of the Woronichinia naegeliana WA131 genome, TTTTTCATGCTTGAGTTCTCGACAATTTTCAGTCAACCATTCTTTTTGTTTTGACACGGTATTCGGATGCAACGCTTCTGCCAAGGCACCTAAGTAACCAGAGGCATGATAGAAATCTAATATCTGTTCTTCCGTTTGCTTTTCTAAAAACTTCCAATTTGATTCTGCCCCGTCTGCTATCCCGACCAATGTTGCCTCTGGATAACGGTTTTTCGCTCGCTCAATTTCTCTTTCTAATCTTTCTAGAAAACTCTTTTTTCCATACTCTGGTGCCGCACCTAGATAGATTGTAGGTTGACGTTCGCCTTCACTATCGTATAGGGAAACGGTTCCCACCATTGCTTCACGGTAGCCATCCTCACACATCAGCATACAGGTTCCATCTAATCCTATTCCCACTGTTGCAATTTGGCTATCCTCCTTGGGCGGGGCATAACTCCACGCTTCTTCTTTTGCCTGTACCACACTTCCTACTGCTTCACTCAATCTTTGGATATAGGATAGCGCTACTTTTCTACCATGATTTTCTAATAAATCATTTTTCACCTCTTTGCCTGCCATCCCTGACATTTTTGAGGATACCTGTTTTGCCAATAATGGCGTTGATGTTATGATTATCCTTGCTTCTCTTTCTAAGGGGCAATACGTTTTTCCTCAAAGGTGAACGCTGATATACATGACGATTCACTATAACCTCACCATAAGGTGTTTGATATTCTTTCGGTTGCTCTCCCTTACTCTTCCAGATTTCTTCACCGATTTTTAAGGGTGAACCATCTGTATCTAAATATTTCAAGGCTTCTTTGCTGGCGATGCAACCTACTTCGTTTAAGCCTTTTTGAATATTTATTTCTGTATCCAACATTGAACGACTGAGTTCTAATGTTAGTTCTATTTTTATCTTTGAACCCTCTACATTAATTAGTTTTGCTGTCATCATTGTTTCCTCTTTGTCACTTTTCATCCCATGTTAACACTTTTCTTTTCCTTCATCAACTAAAGGTCACACCCATTTGACGATACACTATACTTAACACTAATGCCACCATTACTGGTAAATTTAATACCCTATCTCTCATCATTTTCTCATGAGTTCCCTGTAAATATTTTAATGGTGTAAACATTGTGGGTTCTAGTAATTCAAACAACTCTTTTGTTATTTCAGGGATTTCTACCCCTGGCTGATTTGTCTTACGACGTAAGTCTGGGTTTCCTTTTCTCCGAGGATGTTGTCTTGCCATTTGTTTTTTGCTCACTTTTTTATATACTAACCTTTTTTTCAGCCTACTCTTACTTCCGCCTGCTTTTAGGCTAATCTTTTGTGAGTAGGCATTTTGGCTTAAGTTGACACCAATGATTGCGTTCGCCCTTTGGATAAGTTGCCTTAAAGACGATCATGATCTAAGTTCTTTACAAAAACTAGGGATTGCTTAATATTGGTATAGCCATTTTTTTCATAGAATAAGTGAGTCTCCTGACGTTTGATATTAGAATAAAGCATTATTCCTGCACAACCAAGCTGATTGGCCCATTGTTCAATAGACTGGATTAATGCTTGGCCAATGCCCTGATTCCGATAGTTTTCATCTACTACTAAACCCCAAAGAATGACTTGATTGGAAAGCATTAATAAATCGGTGACAGAAGCATGACCCCATACAACCACATAGTCATTAATTACAGTGGCAACGTAGAGAATATGGGCAGCATTACTTTGAATTTTTTAAGACGCTGTTCTATCTGTTTGAGAGTAGAACTATAGCCCAATTGTTCAGATAGCATCCGTGTTCTATCGGCATCTTGAATGTGGGATTGCCTAATGTCAAAAGGTTCATTAATAGGGAATTTCTCGTTCATAACCTGTTACAGTACTTTGTCGTTAAATTCCGTACAAGGCAAGGACATAATATATTATGTCCCTACAAAGGTTTTACGCCAAAACTATCGGGTTGCAACGTCATACACCTCCTGTTCAATATCTACCTCGACAATATAAGGTTCAATAGGACGTTTAAAAAATTCCATATTCCCTGAATCAGCTTTTTTTAGGTGAACATGACCTAAGTACAGGACAAAAGGCTTGAAAAGTATAAGAGAAAGGGGTTTCATGGAAGATGAACGTAATGTAAGAAAACCCATGAACCAATATAACGCATTGAAACGGGTGTGACCTTTAGTTGATGAAGGAAAAGAAAAGTGTTAACATGGGATGAAAAGTGACAAAGAGGAAACAATGATGACAGCAAAACTAATTAATGTAGAGGGTTCAAAGATAAAAATAGAACTAACATTAGAACTCAGTCGTTCAATGTTGGATACAGAAATAAATATTCAAAAAGGCTTAAACGAAGTAGGTTGCATCGCCAGCAAAGAAGCCTTGAAATATTTAGATACAGATGGTTCACCCTTAAAAATCGGTGAAGAAATCTGGAAGAGTAAGGGAGAGCAACCGAAAGAATATCAAACACCTTATGGTGAGGTTATAGTGAATCGTCATGTATATCAGCGTTCAGTAGGAGGAAAAACGTATTGCCCCTTAGAAAGAGAAGCAAGGATAATCATAACATCAACGCCATTATTGGCAAAACAGGTATCCTCAAAAATGTCAGGGATGGCAGGCAAAGAGGTGAAAAATGATTTATTAGAAAATCATGGTAGAAAAGTAGCGCTATCCTATATCCAAAGATTGAGTGAAGCAGTAGGAAGTGTGGTACAGGCAAAAGAAGAAGCGTGGAGTTATGCCCCGCCCAAGGAGGATAGCCAAATTGCAACAGTGGGAATAGGATTAGATGGAACCTGTATGCTGATGTGTGAGGATGGCTACCGTGAAGCAATGGTGAGAACCGTTTCCCTATACGATAGTGAGGGAGAACGTCAACATACAATCTATCTAGGTGCGGCACCAGAGTATGGAAAAAAGAGTTTTCTAGAAAGATTAGAAAGAGAAATTGAGCGAGCGAAAAACCGTTATCCAGAGGCAACATTGGTCGGGATAGCAGACGGGGCAGAATCAAATTGGAAGTTTTTAGAAAAGCAAACGGAAGAACAGATATTAGATTTCTATCATGCCTCTGGTTACTTAGGTGCCTTGGCAGAAGCGTTGCATCCTAATACAGTGTCAAAACAAAAAGAATGGTTGACTGAAAATTGTCGAGAACTCAAGCATGAAAAAGGAAAAGCAGGAGAACTGCTAAATCTGATGAAAGAAGTCAAAGAAGAAAAAAGTCATTCTAAGAATCTTACCGAGAAACTACAAGCGGCGATTACTTATTACGAGAATCATCAGCATCAAATGGATTATGCTGAATACATAGAGAAAAAGTATCCGATTGGTTCAGGTGTTACGGAAGCAGCTTGTAAGACGTTGGTCAAACAACGATTATGTTGTTCAGGGATGCGATGGAAGGAAAAAGGAGCAGGAATTATTTTGAGCCTACGAGCTTTGGTATTGACCAAGGAACGATGGAGTCAATTTTGGGCAAAACTTGATCAATATGGGTTCCCTGTAGAACCCTGATTACAACAGCTTTTATCAACTAAAGGTCGCACCCATTGAAACAAGCCCTAAAACCCCATTTGGGATGGCATGGTGCCAGACTCTCCTTCCTAGCCTTGTTCTTACTCGCCCTCCTCAAAGTGAAAACGGTTAACCTTAAAGAATTGGCCCTGGGTTTTGAAGGTCGGGCATTGGTGGATTCTCATTACAAACGCTTACAACGCTTTTTCTCAGGATTTGAGCTGGATTACCATCACATTGCCCGTATTGTAGTCAGTTGGCTGGATATCCCTCAACCTTGGGTATTAAGTATTGACCGCACAACCTGGGAGTTTGGCAGTCATGGTTATAATATCCTCACTGTCGGCATTGTCCATGAAGGAGTAGCCATTCCCATCTTGTGGTGGATGCTTAGCAAGAAAAAGGGCAATTCTAACAGTGATGAACGAATGCGTTTTATCGAGGAGATGCTCAAGATTTTTCCCACCGCCCTGATTCGTTGTTTATGTGGCGACCGTGAGTTTATTGGTCAGGCTTGGCTTCGCTATCTTCTGCTCGAACCGCTACTGGCTTTCTGTCTGA contains:
- a CDS encoding GNAT family N-acetyltransferase, which produces MVVWGHASVTDLLMLSNQVILWGLVVDENYRNQGIGQALIQSIEQWANQLGCAGIMLYSNIKRQETHLFYEKNGYTNIKQSLVFVKNLDHDRL
- a CDS encoding ISKra4 family transposase; the protein is MTAKLINVEGSKIKIELTLELSRSMLDTEINIQKGLNEVGCIASKEALKYLDTDGSPLKIGEEIWKSKGEQPKEYQTPYGEVIVNRHVYQRSVGGKTYCPLEREARIIITSTPLLAKQVSSKMSGMAGKEVKNDLLENHGRKVALSYIQRLSEAVGSVVQAKEEAWSYAPPKEDSQIATVGIGLDGTCMLMCEDGYREAMVRTVSLYDSEGERQHTIYLGAAPEYGKKSFLERLEREIERAKNRYPEATLVGIADGAESNWKFLEKQTEEQILDFYHASGYLGALAEALHPNTVSKQKEWLTENCRELKHEKGKAGELLNLMKEVKEEKSHSKNLTEKLQAAITYYENHQHQMDYAEYIEKKYPIGSGVTEAACKTLVKQRLCCSGMRWKEKGAGIILSLRALVLTKERWSQFWAKLDQYGFPVEP
- a CDS encoding IS4 family transposase; translation: MKQALKPHLGWHGARLSFLALFLLALLKVKTVNLKELALGFEGRALVDSHYKRLQRFFSGFELDYHHIARIVVSWLDIPQPWVLSIDRTTWEFGSHGYNILTVGIVHEGVAIPILWWMLSKKKGNSNSDERMRFIEEMLKIFPTALIRCLCGDREFIGQAWLRYLLLEPLLAFCLRIRATDKIEHNGKLLAAKVIFAHLAIGESQRLQGSCRVWGYPVSVEALRLPDNSLLIVIGHPDSQGLIHDYALRWGIETLFGIFKTRGFCLESTHFTDPKRLRKLLALLTLALAWSLKTGLAIHHLHPIPLKKHGRLAQSLFRLGFDHLRHLVLNPSLPNFSLFLDSLHFLSCT